The genome window AAGCGCACGCCCCAGAGGGTGCCCTCGCGCATGAAGAGGAGGTAGCCCCCGGACATGTAGATCGGGTTCATGCCATTCGGCACTACCACGTGCGGCGTGTCCGTGGCCAGGTCAAGCGCCATGATGTCCGCGTCCTCCGACTGCAGTGACCGTGAGGCGTGGAAGAGCAGCGTCTTGCTTCCGGGAAGGAGGTATGGCTGGAACCACCTCGTGGCTGGCATCGTGGCGGAATCCACCTCCGCGAGCAGCTCAAATACACCGCCCGATGCCGGGACCCAATACAGGCGGCCCGTCGCCGCTGCAACGATGGTCCCATCGTCGCCATAGCTCAGGCCAGTGAGGGCTCTGGTGTCCGGGGCTGAAGCGATCCTCTCGAGCGAATGGTCGCTCATCGATATGCGCTCGAGATACGCGGCACTACTGTCTGTCCGGACGAATGCCAGCCACGTCCCGTCTGGAGAAAAGACCGGGAGCGAGTAGTTGTCGGTGTCCGACTCGAGGAGAAAAATGTCCTTGTCCAGGTCTATCCGGTGCTCGTACAGCGCCGATGGCTTGTTCGGGCGGGACGCCGCATACACCAGCGTTCTGCCATCGGGTGAAAACGCCATCCTGGTTGACCGGAATCTCGGAATCGTGGGGCTGGCGGCCTCGGCGCTTGTGTCTGGGCCAATGACAAAGCTGAACCTAACCAAGCCTTTCGGCACCCCGGCGGCGGGCGGGCTCGGCCAGCGGAGTGCGACCGCTGCGCCGAGGAGAATCACGAGGGCGCCGAGTGCATAGGTCACCCAGGCAGCGGGGCTGCCCCGGCGCGTCTCGGCGGAGTTGCCAGTCGAGGTCTGTGTCGTGAACCCCTGATTCTGTAGCGCCTCCGCAAACGCCTTCGCGCTCTCGAACCGGTCGGCCGGCAGCTTCTCCAGTGACTTCCCCACGGCAGCCGCCACGTTCGGGGGCACCGACTTCCGAAGCTCCGTGACCGGGCGCGCGGTGTCGGTCACGATCTTCATGATGATCTGCTGGGCAGACCCGCCGAGATGCGGCGGCTGCCCTGCCAACATCTCGTAGAGCACGCTGCCCAAGGAGTACACATCGGAGCGGGCAGTGATCTCTTTCTCGGCGGTGGCCTGCTCGGGGCTCATGTAGTGCGGTGTGCCGAGGCTGAGACCGGTCTCCGTCATCCGGCCACCGGCGGCGGCATCAGGGCCAGCGCGATGCCGAAGTCGGCCATGGGGGCCTCTGGGATATTGCTTGATCTGATACCCCTCGCCGTGGGGCTGGAGATCCATGGGGATCACCTCCCCGCCCATGCGGGTGGCTTCCTCCGCCCCCTGCTGGAAGACGAATCGTGCCCGGCCGACCTCTGCGCGGGCCAAGGCGAGGGGCTTCCCTGCCTCGGCGGCGAGCAGCGCGGCGAATTCCTCCTGCCGTTCGGTCAGGGCGGCCACGATGCGGTTGAGGGTAGCGGCGCGGGCGTGGGAGGGGAGCGCGGCTGCCTCGGGGGCAGCGGCGATGGCGGCGGCAATCGCGGCCTCGACATCCGGGGGGCCGGCCATCGAGGCCCGGCCGACCAGCTCGCCGGAGTAAGGGCTCCGGATGTCGGTCGCGTCGGTGCCGGTATGCAGTGTGCCGTGGAGCAGGAAGGGACGTATCCGGTCGTTGCCTGTTGCCATATGGTAACAGTACAGCACGGGGTGTCGATCGGTAAGGTGTGTGAATGCACGAACCCCGCCTCGTATATGGAGACGGGGTTCGCGGTGGACCATCGGGGCGCCCGGATTCGAACCGGGGACCTCCTGCTCCCAAAGCAGGCGCTCTACCAGGCTAAGCTACGCCCCGAACGACCTGCAAGATAACGAGTTGGGGCGTTCTGCCAAGCTGATCGGAGACGGGGTGTGTCAGAAACCGTGCTACGACACCTCGTGTAGGGCGCGGGAGCCAGCGCCGTCTATCGGTCGCGGATGGGTTGGGTGTGATACCGCGGCCACTGGTCCGCCGGTCAGCTGCTTCTGTCGCTCTCTGGCGGGCGCCCCGCGGTCAGTAAGCGCTCCGCGAACTCAACGCGTTCCTGGAGTTGAGCCACCTGCGCGCGCATCTGGTTCAGATCATCACTCAACGCGTCGACCGCTGGGCCCAACGCCGCATCGCTGCCTCCCAGCTCCAGCTCCTTGTCTCGAATCGCCAGTTCTTTCATCTTGCGCGCGTGACCGGCAACCACCGCCACGAACGCGATGAATCCTGGGACGCCAAGGACAATCGCGGCAATGGGAATCAAGCTGGAAGGGTCCATCTCTCCTCTCCTCCGTGGTTGACAACAATCCGGCAGGTCAGTCCATCGCTTCACCATACACCAGCGGCGAGGGTGCGCGGAAGACGGAATATGCGAACGCTGCATGCCCCACAAACTTCTGCGCTGAGTCCGCCCACGTCGGACATGCAGGTATCAATTATTTGGGAACCCGACCGGCTTCAGCAGTTCCTGGAGTCGTGGGTCCTCGGGCATCACCTGATAGATCAGCCAGCATCGCGCACCCACCAGGGCGCGCCCCTGTTTGCGAACCCTGGATGTGGTGAGCTCGACGGCCCGCGCGGTGTCTCCCAACGCGGCGAAGATTGCGGGCCACGGTTCGATGCCGAGCGACTCCAGCCGTGCGACGAGCGCGCGTGCCTCCGCCTCTCGACCGCCCATCGCCAGCGCGAACGCGAGTGCGTTACCGGAACCGAGCGTGTCGGTCAGCTTGACCATCTGCTCCGCCGCCTGGACCGCCTCGGCGTGCCTGCCGGAAAGGGAGTATTCCTCTGTCGCGACACTGAGGAACCAGACCGAGTCGCCGCTGACGCCGGCCCCCCCAGCGGCGGCCACCCGCGCGCGGAGCCGTCGAGCCTCGGCGACCGCCTCCTCGTGCCGGTCGGCGCATGAATACGCGCGGACAATCTGGGCCTTCAGCAGGTCGGACAGCGGATCGCGTGCCTCCGCCTTGCGGTATTCGGCGATGGCCTCGTCATACCGGCCTGCCGACTTGAGGTACAGCGCGTAGATCCAGTGGTGCGAATTCGGATCGAGCTCCATTGCCCGTTGGATGGATCGCTCCGCCCCCGTCCAATCCCAGTCGTAGATCAACTGCACGAAGCCCAGCGAGGCCCACGCCTGCGATTCCGTGCTGTCCAGGGCCAGCGCACGCAGCGCCGACGCCCTGGACTTTCGGAAATACTCGTCGGACTCCCGCGGATCGGAACTCGCCAGCCAGTGGTCGGCGAGCGCCAGCTTGGCGTACGCCCTGGCCCAGGTGGAATCCCGGGCAACCGCCTCCTCCAGCTTCGCAATCGCCAGGCGGAACTGGGACAGCCGCTCCGTGTACGGGAGGATCTGTCCGTAGGACGCGCGTTCCAGGTGATAGAGCCCTTCGAGATAGGCGTCCTGGGCCGCGGGATCAACGGTCGGGCCGCTCGTCAGGCGGGTCCGCACGGCCGGCGTCATGCGGGCCCGCATGGCGTCGGCGACGGCTCGGGCCACCTCGCCCTGGAGCGCCAGCGCGCGGTTCAGCGGACCGGTGAACGTCCTGGAGATGAGGTGCTGCTCCGGCCTGGCGCGCACGAGCTGGACGGTGATGCGCACACTGTCGCCGCTCCTGAAGACCGCGCCTTCTACCACGGCCTGGACCCCGAGTTCCCTGGCAACCTCCGGCAACGACTTGTCGCTGCCCTGGTAGCGCAGCACCGACTGGCGGGAGTAGACCGTCAGCGCTTTGATCTGTGCCAATTCCGCGATCAGCGCGTCGTGCATGCCCGCGACGAAATAGGCGTCTTCTGCGTCGCCCGTCAGATTGGCCAGGGGGAGCACGGCCACGCTGGAAATCTCCACCGGCTCACCCGCGAGTTTGTGCGCGGATACCCAGCCCAGCGCCGCGATCACCAGGACCACGGCCGCGAGTCCCGTCGCGCGCGGCCACGACCACCAGCCTCCAGGTGGGGACTCGGTGGCAGTCACGGTGCGTTTGGGGAGGGCCCCGGCGGGTGTCGCGCTCGAATCCTCAGTCGGTCCATCGACGGTCGGCTGGTCGATCGCCGGGGCCGGTCTGTCGGCGGCGCTGGTTGCACGGATCCGCTCGAGCACCACCTGGACCGCCGGGTCTGGGTCGACACCAAACTCGGTCGCCAGCAGAATGTCGTGGAGGCGCGCCTGGCGGATTGCGCCGGCGCGATCACCCATGGTCTCCAGCACCTCCATCAGCCCGACAGTTGCCCGGGCATCGGAGGGGTCGTCCGCGAGCAGTCGCTGCCAGGCATCCCGGGCTCCGATGGCCTCCCCCGCCGCCCCCTTCTGCACCGCCAGCGCCGTCAGTGCCGTTCGCCATGCCCGACGGAACCGCTCCTTCTCCTGGTCGACCCAGCGCTCAAACTCGGGCGCATCACTGAGAAAGAAGCCATCGAGGAACGGGCCGGCATAGAGCTCGATCGCGCGCTCCCTGTC of Gemmatimonadales bacterium contains these proteins:
- a CDS encoding aldehyde dehydrogenase family protein, translating into MATGNDRIRPFLLHGTLHTGTDATDIRSPYSGELVGRASMAGPPDVEAAIAAAIAAAPEAAALPSHARAATLNRIVAALTERQEEFAALLAAEAGKPLALARAEVGRARFVFQQGAEEATRMGGEVIPMDLQPHGEGYQIKQYPRGPHGRLRHRAGPDAAAGGRMTETGLSLGTPHYMSPEQATAEKEITARSDVYSLGSVLYEMLAGQPPHLGGSAQQIIMKIVTDTARPVTELRKSVPPNVAAAVGKSLEKLPADRFESAKAFAEALQNQGFTTQTSTGNSAETRRGSPAAWVTYALGALVILLGAAVALRWPSPPAAGVPKGLVRFSFVIGPDTSAEAASPTIPRFRSTRMAFSPDGRTLVYAASRPNKPSALYEHRIDLDKDIFLLESDTDNYSLPVFSPDGTWLAFVRTDSSAAYLERISMSDHSLERIASAPDTRALTGLSYGDDGTIVAAATGRLYWVPASGGVFELLAEVDSATMPATRWFQPYLLPGSKTLLFHASRSLQSEDADIMALDLATDTPHVVVPNGMNPIYMSGGYLLFMREGTLWGVRFDPDRAEVQGQPVMLLSNVMHSLYGGNTILETGAAQVAVSSAGHLAYAAGGVGKGRVSRIVELTVSGDTTPLALEPREWHRPRISPDGARVLVMSMRGWQQEIWIHDLDRGITEQLKTGGNSNSSFAWSPDGESVVFSSDRDQPGVPGLYRMPADGSTPPERLGGPNVQGQVQVSDWSSENVIVYVSSGDIWVLPPDGQARPFVATSAEERWPAFSPDGHWMVYGSLQSGRAEVVVRPYPGGQTATVVSAGNAFEPSWSRDGRTIFYHQGDSLMAVDVPEGPNFRPGRPRLLGPWRGWTSNPIRGYDILPNGAFLRQLWDATAGQRGPSTTSRIYVILNFLDELKERVKP
- a CDS encoding BTAD domain-containing putative transcriptional regulator — its product is DRERAIELYAGPFLDGFFLSDAPEFERWVDQEKERFRRAWRTALTALAVQKGAAGEAIGARDAWQRLLADDPSDARATVGLMEVLETMGDRAGAIRQARLHDILLATEFGVDPDPAVQVVLERIRATSAADRPAPAIDQPTVDGPTEDSSATPAGALPKRTVTATESPPGGWWSWPRATGLAAVVLVIAALGWVSAHKLAGEPVEISSVAVLPLANLTGDAEDAYFVAGMHDALIAELAQIKALTVYSRQSVLRYQGSDKSLPEVARELGVQAVVEGAVFRSGDSVRITVQLVRARPEQHLISRTFTGPLNRALALQGEVARAVADAMRARMTPAVRTRLTSGPTVDPAAQDAYLEGLYHLERASYGQILPYTERLSQFRLAIAKLEEAVARDSTWARAYAKLALADHWLASSDPRESDEYFRKSRASALRALALDSTESQAWASLGFVQLIYDWDWTGAERSIQRAMELDPNSHHWIYALYLKSAGRYDEAIAEYRKAEARDPLSDLLKAQIVRAYSCADRHEEAVAEARRLRARVAAAGGAGVSGDSVWFLSVATEEYSLSGRHAEAVQAAEQMVKLTDTLGSGNALAFALAMGGREAEARALVARLESLGIEPWPAIFAALGDTARAVELTTSRVRKQGRALVGARCWLIYQVMPEDPRLQELLKPVGFPNN